In a genomic window of Aeromicrobium panaciterrae:
- a CDS encoding 3-isopropylmalate dehydrogenase: MTPMSRTYKLAVIPGDGIGPEVTAQALKVLDLVAAEHGVAFDKTEFNLGAKRWHATGEVLPDAELASIRTHDAILLGAVGDPTVPSGTLERGLLLKLRFELDHYVNLRPSKIYPGVPTPLANPGVVDFVVVREGTEGPYVGNGGAIRVGTPQELATEVSVNTAFGVERVVRDAFARAQARPRKKLTLVHKNNVLVHAGHLWTRTVDAVATEFPDIAVDYLHVDAATIFLVTDPSRFDVIVTDNLFGDILTDLAAAVTGGIGVAASGNINPDGTAPSMFEPVHGSAPDIAGQSKADPTAAILSAALLLDHLGLPEAAAQINAAVESDIASRGTSPRSTEEVGEAIAARVAGGVAVG; the protein is encoded by the coding sequence ATGACGCCTATGAGTCGCACGTACAAGCTTGCTGTCATCCCCGGTGACGGTATTGGCCCCGAAGTCACTGCCCAGGCACTCAAGGTGCTCGACCTCGTCGCTGCAGAGCACGGTGTCGCCTTCGACAAGACCGAGTTCAACCTCGGCGCTAAGCGTTGGCACGCCACCGGCGAAGTCCTCCCTGACGCTGAGCTCGCTTCGATCCGTACGCACGACGCGATCCTGCTCGGAGCCGTTGGCGATCCGACCGTGCCCTCAGGCACCCTCGAGCGCGGACTGCTGCTCAAGCTTCGCTTTGAGCTCGATCACTACGTCAACCTGCGCCCGTCGAAGATCTACCCGGGCGTCCCCACTCCTCTCGCCAACCCCGGAGTCGTCGACTTCGTCGTGGTCCGCGAAGGCACCGAGGGCCCCTATGTCGGCAACGGCGGCGCAATCCGCGTCGGCACGCCGCAGGAGCTCGCGACTGAGGTCAGCGTCAACACGGCATTCGGTGTCGAGCGCGTTGTCCGCGATGCGTTCGCCCGCGCCCAGGCTCGGCCTCGCAAGAAGCTCACCCTGGTACACAAGAACAACGTCCTCGTCCACGCCGGACACCTGTGGACTCGTACGGTCGACGCTGTCGCGACCGAGTTCCCCGACATCGCTGTCGACTACCTTCACGTCGATGCCGCAACGATCTTCCTGGTCACTGATCCGTCACGCTTCGACGTGATCGTCACCGACAACCTGTTCGGCGACATCCTGACCGACCTCGCCGCCGCCGTAACGGGTGGCATTGGTGTTGCCGCCAGCGGCAACATCAACCCCGATGGCACTGCACCGAGCATGTTTGAGCCGGTCCATGGATCAGCCCCCGACATCGCCGGACAGTCGAAGGCAGATCCGACTGCCGCCATCCTTTCGGCCGCACTCCTTCTCGATCACCTGGGTCTGCCCGAAGCGGCTGCCCAGATCAACGCAGCTGTCGAGTCCGACATCGCGTCACGTGGCACCTCTCCTCGCAGCACAGAGGAGGTGGGAGAGGCTATCGCCGCACGCGTGGCCGGAGGCGTAGCGGTCGGTTAA
- a CDS encoding class I SAM-dependent methyltransferase, translated as MSAPAEVPEIVSSTLDLSRQRGFITSIRNETGRLLAALAASRTGTLAELGTGCGVGSAWLSSGAPKDARIVSAELDPALAEDVQKIFAETPNVDVIAGDWSTLEQYAPFSLLFVDVREVMEAIDVFADLLEPGGIVVLDDFEPSAFWPPIVEGRVDTIRERWLTDDRFAAVEMLIDVDASLIIATRR; from the coding sequence GTGAGCGCGCCAGCGGAAGTCCCCGAGATCGTTTCGAGCACGCTCGACCTGTCTCGCCAGCGCGGATTCATCACGTCGATTCGCAACGAGACCGGTCGATTGCTTGCCGCGCTCGCTGCCTCGCGTACGGGAACACTCGCCGAACTAGGCACCGGCTGCGGTGTCGGTTCGGCCTGGCTGTCGAGCGGCGCTCCGAAGGATGCCCGGATTGTCAGCGCCGAGCTCGACCCAGCTCTGGCCGAAGACGTTCAGAAGATCTTCGCCGAGACGCCCAATGTGGACGTCATCGCCGGCGACTGGTCGACGCTGGAGCAGTACGCACCGTTCTCGCTGTTGTTCGTTGACGTTCGCGAGGTCATGGAAGCCATCGACGTGTTCGCCGATCTCCTTGAGCCAGGCGGCATCGTCGTGCTCGACGACTTCGAGCCGTCAGCGTTCTGGCCGCCCATCGTCGAGGGTCGCGTCGACACCATTCGTGAGCGCTGGCTGACCGACGATCGGTTCGCTGCCGTCGAGATGCTCATCGACGTCGACGCCTCGCTCATCATCGCCACTCGCCGCTGA
- a CDS encoding PLP-dependent aminotransferase family protein, which produces MSTLISASRLATLLRPYASDGPAYRGLAEGIRLLVVDGRVLDGSRLPSERELATALGVSRTTTTRTYAELRASGLLRSRQGSGSVIHVPYAASSASSLIVTPDGEDTIALTYSAPAGPAGLGRAFEAAVTKLPGLLATTGYLPDGLPMLRELLAQRYTDRGLPTDPDQIVITNGALGAVSLMAHTVLSPGDRVIVEGASYPHAHEAFSAVGGRLSALPMLDTAWDVPALASTLSGSSHRLAYLIPDFHNPTASIMSDDERSAWARELRRHDVLPIIDESLRDVNLDGVELPPSYAKYDNRTVLVDSASKVFWGGLRVGWVRAPRDLVMPLIQSRMTLDLGSAAFEQLVLAELLVEGGQTAAAGRATLRAGRDHLLGELARQLPDIEAECPAGGLSLWLTLPDRISSQLTAAAARHKLLLTPGPRFFARAGSAGEKHLRLPYTQSPEILTEAVSRLALAYGEVRGSERAVAETPPRSATLEMIA; this is translated from the coding sequence GTGTCCACGCTCATCTCTGCCTCCCGCCTCGCCACCCTGCTGAGGCCATACGCCTCCGATGGGCCTGCCTATCGCGGACTCGCGGAAGGCATCCGGCTGCTTGTCGTCGACGGTCGAGTCCTCGACGGGAGCCGGCTGCCCAGCGAACGCGAGCTGGCGACGGCGCTCGGGGTCAGTCGGACAACGACCACACGTACGTACGCCGAGCTACGCGCGTCAGGCCTTCTGCGTTCGCGTCAGGGTTCCGGGAGCGTCATCCATGTCCCGTACGCCGCATCCAGCGCGAGCAGCCTGATCGTCACGCCGGACGGCGAGGACACGATCGCGCTCACCTACTCCGCACCTGCCGGACCCGCTGGCCTCGGCCGGGCCTTCGAGGCGGCGGTCACCAAGCTCCCGGGCCTTCTGGCAACAACCGGCTATCTGCCGGACGGGTTGCCAATGCTGCGGGAACTCCTCGCCCAGCGCTACACCGATCGCGGACTGCCCACAGATCCTGATCAGATCGTCATCACGAATGGCGCCCTTGGCGCCGTCTCGTTGATGGCCCACACCGTGCTCTCCCCCGGCGACCGTGTGATCGTCGAAGGTGCGAGCTACCCGCACGCCCACGAGGCATTCTCAGCTGTCGGCGGGCGCCTGTCGGCGCTGCCGATGCTCGATACTGCGTGGGATGTTCCGGCTCTTGCGTCGACTCTCAGCGGTTCCAGTCACCGCCTGGCCTATTTGATCCCTGACTTCCACAACCCCACCGCGTCGATCATGAGCGATGACGAACGCAGCGCATGGGCACGAGAGCTGCGTCGGCACGACGTGCTGCCGATCATCGACGAGTCCTTGCGCGACGTGAATCTCGACGGAGTCGAGCTGCCGCCGTCGTACGCGAAGTACGACAACCGCACCGTTCTCGTCGACTCGGCATCCAAGGTGTTCTGGGGTGGCCTCCGGGTCGGCTGGGTCCGCGCTCCCCGCGATCTCGTCATGCCGCTGATCCAGTCACGTATGACCCTGGACCTGGGCAGCGCGGCATTCGAGCAGCTCGTACTCGCCGAACTGCTCGTCGAGGGTGGACAGACCGCGGCGGCCGGCCGAGCGACGTTGCGCGCTGGCCGTGATCATCTGCTGGGCGAGCTCGCCCGCCAGTTGCCGGATATCGAGGCGGAGTGCCCCGCCGGCGGGCTCAGCTTGTGGCTCACGCTTCCGGATCGCATCTCGTCGCAGCTCACCGCAGCGGCCGCACGCCACAAGTTGCTGCTGACTCCCGGACCTCGCTTCTTCGCGCGCGCCGGATCGGCGGGCGAAAAGCACCTGCGACTGCCCTACACGCAGTCGCCAGAGATCCTCACCGAAGCTGTCAGCCGATTGGCGCTGGCCTACGGCGAGGTACGCGGCTCTGAGCGGGCCGTCGCGGAGACTCCCCCGCGATCGGCCACGCTCGAGATGATCGCTTAG
- the ilvC gene encoding ketol-acid reductoisomerase, with protein MAELFYDDDADLSIIQGRHVAVIGYGSQGHAHALNLRDSGVDVRVGLAEGSKSKAKAEAEGLRVLSVAEAVEEADVTVVLAPDQFQRHIYAESIAPNLVEGDALVFGHGFNIRFGYIEPPAGVDVLLVAPKAPGHTVRREFVAGRGIPDIVAVEQDASGKGWDLALSYAKAIGGTRAGVIKTTFTEETETDLFGEQAVLCGGVSHLVQAGFETLTEAGYQPEIAYFEVLHELKLIVDLMWEGGIAKQRWSVSDTAEYGDYVSGPRIIDASVKERMQSVLAEIQDGTFATRFIGDQDNGGKEFLELREKEAGHSIEATGKILRSHFSWKQQDADYVDGQAAR; from the coding sequence GTGGCTGAACTGTTTTACGACGACGACGCAGACCTGAGCATCATCCAAGGACGCCACGTGGCGGTCATCGGCTACGGAAGCCAGGGTCACGCGCACGCGCTCAACCTGCGCGACTCCGGCGTCGACGTTCGTGTCGGTCTGGCCGAAGGCTCCAAGAGCAAGGCCAAGGCTGAAGCCGAGGGCCTCCGCGTCCTTTCGGTCGCTGAAGCAGTCGAGGAAGCCGACGTCACCGTCGTGCTCGCACCCGACCAGTTCCAGCGCCACATCTACGCCGAGTCGATCGCGCCCAACCTGGTCGAGGGCGACGCCCTGGTCTTTGGTCACGGCTTCAACATCCGCTTCGGCTACATCGAGCCCCCGGCGGGCGTCGACGTCCTCCTGGTTGCTCCCAAGGCACCCGGCCACACCGTGCGTCGCGAGTTCGTCGCCGGTCGCGGCATCCCCGACATCGTCGCGGTTGAGCAGGACGCCAGTGGCAAGGGATGGGACCTCGCGCTCTCCTACGCGAAGGCCATTGGCGGTACACGCGCAGGCGTCATCAAGACGACCTTCACCGAGGAGACCGAGACGGATCTCTTCGGCGAGCAGGCAGTGCTCTGTGGTGGCGTTTCGCACCTCGTCCAGGCTGGCTTCGAGACGCTGACCGAGGCTGGCTACCAGCCGGAGATCGCGTACTTCGAGGTGCTGCACGAGCTCAAGCTGATCGTCGACCTCATGTGGGAGGGCGGCATCGCGAAGCAGCGTTGGAGCGTCTCCGACACCGCAGAGTACGGCGACTACGTCTCAGGTCCGCGCATCATCGATGCGTCGGTCAAGGAGCGTATGCAGTCGGTTCTCGCCGAGATCCAGGACGGCACGTTCGCCACGCGCTTCATCGGCGACCAGGACAACGGCGGCAAGGAATTCCTCGAGCTGCGCGAGAAGGAAGCCGGCCACTCGATCGAGGCGACCGGCAAGATTCTCCGTTCGCACTTCTCGTGGAAGCAGCAGGACGCCGACTACGTCGACGGCCAAGCTGCCCGCTAA
- the ilvN gene encoding acetolactate synthase small subunit, translated as MSRHTLSVLVENTPGVLARVSSLFMRRGFNIDSLAVGPTEIPEISRMTIVVNVDELPLEQVTKQLNKLVNVLKIVELDSSTAVERELMLIKVRTDAQTRGQVLETVQLFRAKVVDVATDAVTIEATGDSGKLTAMLNVLEPFGIREIAQSGRVAIGRGSRSITDRTLRTVPGSQAV; from the coding sequence ATGTCCCGCCACACTCTCAGCGTGCTCGTCGAAAACACCCCGGGTGTTCTCGCGCGCGTCTCGAGCTTGTTCATGCGTCGCGGCTTCAACATCGACTCGCTCGCTGTTGGGCCGACAGAGATCCCCGAGATCTCGCGTATGACGATCGTTGTCAACGTCGATGAGCTTCCGCTTGAGCAGGTCACCAAGCAGCTCAACAAGCTCGTCAACGTGCTCAAGATCGTTGAGCTCGACTCGAGTACGGCAGTTGAGCGCGAGCTCATGCTGATCAAGGTCCGTACTGACGCCCAGACTCGTGGGCAGGTGCTCGAGACCGTGCAGCTGTTCCGCGCCAAGGTCGTCGACGTCGCCACAGACGCCGTGACGATCGAGGCAACCGGCGACTCCGGCAAGCTCACCGCGATGCTCAACGTCCTGGAGCCCTTCGGGATCCGAGAGATCGCACAGTCGGGACGCGTGGCCATCGGTCGCGGATCCCGTTCCATCACCGACCGCACCCTGCGTACCGTTCCTGGCTCGCAGGCAGTCTGA
- a CDS encoding acetolactate synthase large subunit, whose translation MTEQLTGAQSLVRALEQAGVDTIFGIPGGAILPAYDPLFDSKQIRHILVRHEQGAGHAAQGYAQVTGRVGVCMATSGPGATNLVTAIADAHMDSVPIVAITGQVPSGAIGSDAFQEADIRGITMPITKHSFLVTNADDIPRVIAEAFHIASTGRPGPVLVDISKDALQAQTTYNWPSELALPGYRPTTRPHGKQVREAARLIAESERPVLYVGGGVIKAEAWEELKVLAELTQIPVVTTLMARGAFPDSHELHLGMPGMHGSVAAVGALQKSDLLISLGARFDDRVTGKLDSFAPGAKIIHADIDPAEISKNRAADVPIVGDCREVIADLIAMLQKQTSEDKLTVECSAWKAQMLAVKAKYPVAYDKPKTGLAPQTVIERISAIAGPDATYTAGVGQHQMWAAHYVDFERPRQWLNSGGLGTMGYAVPAAMGAQVGLPGTVVWAIDGDGCFQMTNQELATCAIEGIPIKVAVINNSSLGMVRQWQTLLYDGRYSNTDLNTGPEEIGARRIPDFVKLADAYGCVGLRCDSEADLDATIEKAMAITDRPVVIDFVVERDAMVWPMVHAGTSNDEIQIARDMAPEFDSEEMI comes from the coding sequence ATGACCGAGCAGCTCACCGGGGCCCAGAGCCTCGTGCGGGCACTGGAGCAGGCCGGGGTCGACACGATCTTCGGCATCCCAGGCGGCGCGATCCTGCCTGCGTACGACCCGCTCTTCGACTCCAAGCAGATCCGCCACATCCTCGTACGCCATGAGCAGGGTGCAGGTCACGCGGCTCAGGGCTACGCGCAGGTCACCGGCCGCGTGGGTGTCTGCATGGCCACGTCGGGTCCCGGCGCGACCAACCTCGTGACGGCAATCGCTGACGCACACATGGACTCGGTCCCGATCGTTGCGATCACCGGCCAGGTCCCGAGTGGCGCGATTGGCTCGGACGCGTTCCAGGAAGCCGACATCCGCGGCATCACGATGCCGATCACCAAGCACAGCTTCCTCGTCACGAACGCCGATGACATCCCGCGCGTCATCGCGGAGGCATTCCACATCGCCAGCACTGGTCGTCCCGGCCCAGTCCTCGTCGACATCTCCAAGGACGCGCTGCAGGCGCAGACCACGTACAACTGGCCGAGCGAGCTCGCTCTGCCCGGCTACCGCCCGACCACGCGTCCGCACGGCAAGCAGGTGCGCGAAGCCGCGCGTCTGATCGCTGAGTCCGAGCGCCCGGTCCTGTACGTCGGTGGTGGCGTCATCAAGGCCGAGGCATGGGAAGAGCTGAAGGTTCTTGCCGAGCTGACCCAGATCCCCGTTGTCACGACGCTGATGGCACGTGGAGCGTTCCCCGATTCACACGAGCTGCACCTGGGCATGCCCGGTATGCATGGTTCCGTCGCTGCTGTCGGTGCGCTGCAGAAAAGCGATCTGCTCATCTCGCTGGGTGCTCGCTTCGACGACCGGGTGACGGGCAAGCTCGACTCGTTCGCACCCGGCGCCAAGATCATCCACGCCGACATCGACCCTGCCGAGATCTCCAAGAACCGCGCAGCTGACGTCCCGATCGTGGGCGACTGCCGCGAGGTCATCGCTGATCTGATCGCGATGCTGCAGAAGCAGACCTCGGAGGACAAGCTCACGGTTGAGTGCAGCGCGTGGAAGGCGCAGATGCTCGCTGTGAAGGCGAAGTACCCCGTCGCGTACGACAAGCCCAAGACGGGACTCGCTCCGCAGACGGTCATCGAACGCATCAGCGCGATCGCCGGACCTGACGCCACCTACACGGCCGGCGTCGGCCAGCACCAGATGTGGGCCGCCCACTACGTCGACTTCGAACGTCCGCGCCAATGGCTCAACTCCGGTGGCCTCGGCACGATGGGTTACGCCGTTCCTGCCGCGATGGGCGCGCAGGTCGGTCTGCCCGGAACGGTCGTCTGGGCCATCGACGGCGACGGCTGCTTCCAGATGACCAACCAGGAACTCGCGACCTGCGCGATCGAGGGCATCCCGATCAAGGTCGCGGTCATCAACAACTCCTCACTCGGCATGGTGCGCCAGTGGCAGACGCTGCTGTACGACGGTCGCTACTCCAACACCGACCTCAACACCGGACCGGAGGAGATCGGCGCTCGTCGTATCCCCGACTTCGTGAAGTTGGCGGACGCGTACGGCTGCGTCGGACTTCGCTGCGACAGCGAGGCCGACCTGGACGCCACGATCGAGAAGGCCATGGCGATCACCGATCGGCCGGTCGTGATCGACTTCGTGGTCGAGCGCGACGCAATGGTCTGGCCGATGGTCCACGCCGGCACCAGCAATGACGAGATCCAGATCGCTCGCGACATGGCTCCCGAGTTCGACTCAGAGGAGATGATCTGA
- a CDS encoding SDR family NAD(P)-dependent oxidoreductase: MSDIDPDELAIALKVLKAAEQLIEDDPDYVALRRACGKFYKNVKKNRRLDKRAQVAAADRAVVSVTATGSPTRIDDETEGIPLVSNAPGATAGTLQVARPCYICKQKYTVVDAFYHQLCPECAALNRSKRDAHTDLTGKRALLTGGRAKIGMYIALRLLRDGAHTTVTTRFPHDAVRRFTAMPDSADWLHRLRIVGIDLRDPAQVVALADSVAEQGSLDILINNAAQTVRRTPGAYAPLAEAENAPLPEGPLPELLTFGHTSDAHPAALVGSVDSHPVLAGDAHTAEELTAMALTAGSADLERIDAGGLVPDTVDVNSWTQRVHEVDALELLEVQLCNTTAPFILVSRLRPSMAAADARRTYVVNVSAMEGQFSRRYKGPGHPHTNMAKAALNMLTRTSAGEMLEQDGILMTAVDTGWITDERPHPTKVRLAEEGFKAPLDLVDGAARVYDPIVQGEAGTDLFGVFLKDYVPSPW, from the coding sequence ATGTCTGACATAGATCCGGACGAGCTCGCCATTGCACTGAAGGTGCTCAAGGCCGCCGAACAGCTCATCGAAGATGATCCCGACTACGTTGCGCTGCGTCGCGCGTGCGGGAAGTTCTACAAGAACGTCAAGAAGAACCGTCGACTCGACAAGCGTGCCCAGGTTGCCGCAGCGGACCGTGCTGTCGTCTCGGTGACCGCTACTGGTTCACCCACGCGTATCGATGACGAGACCGAAGGCATCCCGCTAGTCTCCAACGCGCCTGGCGCCACGGCGGGGACGCTTCAGGTCGCGCGGCCTTGCTACATCTGCAAGCAGAAGTACACGGTTGTCGACGCGTTCTATCACCAGCTCTGCCCGGAGTGCGCTGCGCTCAATCGATCCAAGCGCGATGCCCATACCGATCTGACAGGCAAACGGGCCCTGCTCACGGGTGGCCGCGCCAAGATCGGCATGTACATCGCACTGCGCCTCCTGCGCGACGGTGCGCACACGACGGTCACTACGCGATTCCCGCACGACGCCGTACGCCGATTCACCGCAATGCCAGACAGCGCTGACTGGCTGCATCGCCTGCGCATCGTCGGTATCGACCTGCGCGATCCGGCACAGGTTGTCGCGCTCGCCGACTCGGTGGCAGAGCAGGGCTCTCTCGACATCCTGATCAACAACGCAGCGCAGACCGTACGACGTACGCCCGGCGCCTATGCACCCCTGGCTGAAGCCGAGAACGCTCCGCTCCCCGAAGGCCCGTTGCCCGAGCTGTTGACGTTCGGCCACACCAGCGACGCGCATCCTGCGGCGCTCGTCGGCTCAGTCGACTCGCACCCTGTGCTCGCCGGCGACGCGCATACGGCCGAGGAGCTGACCGCGATGGCGCTTACGGCAGGTTCCGCCGATCTCGAGCGGATCGACGCCGGTGGACTGGTGCCTGACACTGTCGACGTCAACAGCTGGACTCAGCGCGTGCACGAGGTCGATGCCCTTGAACTGCTCGAGGTGCAGCTGTGCAACACGACGGCCCCGTTTATCCTCGTCAGCCGACTCCGCCCATCGATGGCCGCAGCGGATGCGCGGCGTACATATGTCGTCAACGTCTCGGCGATGGAGGGCCAGTTCAGCCGCCGCTACAAGGGACCGGGCCACCCGCACACCAACATGGCGAAGGCCGCGCTCAACATGCTGACCCGCACCAGCGCGGGGGAGATGCTCGAGCAGGACGGCATTCTGATGACTGCCGTCGACACGGGATGGATCACGGACGAGCGCCCGCACCCGACCAAAGTGCGCCTGGCCGAGGAGGGCTTCAAGGCTCCTCTCGACCTCGTCGACGGGGCCGCGCGGGTGTACGACCCGATCGTCCAGGGTGAGGCTGGCACCGACCTGTTCGGCGTCTTCCTCAAGGACTACGTGCCGTCACCTTGGTGA
- the ilvD gene encoding dihydroxy-acid dehydratase: MASEKPIDIKPRSRTVTDGLEATASRGMLRAVGMGDDDWEKPQIGVASSWNEITPCNLSLDRLAKAVKTGVHSGGGYPLEFGTISVSDGISMGHEGMHFSLVSREIIADSVETVMMAERLDGSVLLAGCDKSLPGMLMAAARLDLASVFLYAGSIMPGNVDGKDVTIIDAFEAVGACIKGLITREEVDKIERAICPGEGACGGMFTANTMATAAEALGMSLPGSAAPPAIDSRRDEFAVASGEAVVELLRKGITARQIMTKEAFENAITVTMALGGSTNAVLHLLAIAREAEVPLTLEDFNRIGDKVPHLGDLKPFGRYVMNDVDKAGGTAVIMKALLDAGLMHGDCMTVTGKTMAENLANITEKLDGDVIRTLDKPIHKTGGLTILRGSLAPDGAVVKSAGFDSDVFRGTARVFDGERAAMDALEDGTIVANDVVVIRNEGPKGGPGMREMLAITGAIKGAGLGKDVLLLTDGRFSGGTTGLCVGHVAPEAVDGGPIAFVKDGDPIVLDMANRTLEVEVEPEELEARKVGWEPMPPKYTTGVLAKYRKLVSSAADGAVCG, encoded by the coding sequence ATGGCATCTGAAAAGCCCATCGACATCAAACCGCGCAGTCGTACCGTCACAGACGGCCTTGAGGCCACGGCATCACGTGGCATGCTGCGCGCAGTAGGCATGGGTGACGACGACTGGGAAAAGCCCCAGATCGGTGTGGCTTCGAGCTGGAACGAGATCACCCCGTGCAACCTGTCGCTCGACCGGCTGGCCAAGGCGGTCAAGACCGGCGTGCACAGCGGCGGTGGCTATCCGCTCGAGTTCGGCACGATCTCGGTGTCGGACGGCATCTCAATGGGACACGAAGGCATGCACTTCTCGCTGGTGAGCCGCGAGATCATCGCTGACTCAGTCGAGACAGTCATGATGGCCGAGCGCCTCGACGGATCCGTCCTGCTCGCTGGCTGCGACAAGAGCCTCCCCGGAATGTTGATGGCAGCTGCGCGCCTCGACCTGGCCAGCGTGTTCCTGTACGCCGGATCGATCATGCCCGGCAACGTCGACGGCAAGGACGTCACGATCATCGACGCCTTCGAGGCAGTCGGAGCGTGCATCAAGGGACTCATCACCCGCGAAGAGGTCGACAAGATCGAACGCGCCATCTGTCCTGGCGAAGGCGCATGTGGTGGCATGTTCACCGCCAACACCATGGCCACGGCCGCTGAGGCACTCGGCATGAGCCTGCCCGGATCGGCCGCACCGCCGGCGATCGACAGCCGCCGCGACGAGTTCGCCGTCGCCTCCGGCGAGGCAGTCGTCGAGCTGCTCCGCAAGGGCATCACGGCTCGACAGATCATGACGAAGGAGGCGTTCGAGAACGCCATCACCGTCACGATGGCACTCGGCGGCTCCACCAACGCTGTGCTCCACCTGTTGGCGATCGCCCGCGAGGCCGAGGTGCCGCTGACGCTTGAGGACTTCAACCGCATCGGCGACAAGGTCCCGCACCTGGGCGACCTCAAGCCGTTCGGCCGCTATGTCATGAACGACGTCGACAAGGCCGGCGGCACCGCCGTCATCATGAAGGCGCTGCTCGACGCGGGTCTGATGCACGGCGACTGCATGACGGTCACCGGCAAGACGATGGCCGAGAACCTCGCCAACATCACCGAGAAGCTTGATGGCGATGTCATCCGTACGCTCGACAAGCCGATTCACAAGACCGGTGGCCTCACGATCCTTCGTGGCTCGCTTGCGCCCGATGGCGCAGTCGTCAAGAGCGCCGGCTTCGATTCCGATGTCTTCCGTGGCACGGCTCGGGTGTTCGACGGCGAGCGCGCTGCCATGGATGCCCTCGAGGACGGCACGATCGTCGCCAACGACGTCGTGGTGATCCGCAACGAGGGACCCAAGGGCGGTCCTGGCATGCGCGAGATGCTCGCGATCACCGGCGCCATCAAGGGTGCTGGACTCGGCAAGGACGTCCTGCTGCTGACCGACGGTCGCTTCTCGGGCGGTACGACCGGACTCTGCGTCGGACACGTCGCACCCGAGGCCGTTGACGGTGGACCCATTGCGTTCGTCAAGGACGGCGACCCGATCGTCCTCGACATGGCCAACCGCACGCTTGAGGTCGAGGTCGAACCCGAAGAGCTCGAGGCTCGAAAGGTCGGCTGGGAGCCCATGCCGCCCAAGTACACAACCGGTGTGCTCGCGAAGTACCGCAAGCTCGTCAGCTCTGCCGCTGACGGCGCCGTCTGCGGCTAG
- a CDS encoding SatD family protein → MKQNTSLRDAALQYAVIGDLVGSRQQTSRGEAQQHLLAALDAVNTRLPALQKLEPTIGDELQGVYANLHDALYATVLVRLALPESMDCRFGIGEGEVEIVGTSAYGLTQDGQAWWSAREAIDDAKARGRHFPGLRTRIVREGSDQGDVVNAYLLCRDTLVSDFDGRQRRIALGVLDGKKLAQIATDEGISTSAVSQRHRSGVSVLVESIAEVPR, encoded by the coding sequence ATGAAGCAAAACACTTCACTTCGAGATGCAGCACTTCAGTACGCCGTGATCGGTGACCTGGTCGGTTCTCGCCAGCAGACGTCACGCGGAGAAGCCCAGCAGCACCTGCTCGCGGCACTCGACGCCGTGAACACGCGACTCCCGGCACTCCAAAAGCTCGAGCCGACAATCGGCGACGAGCTCCAGGGTGTGTACGCCAACCTGCACGACGCGCTCTACGCGACCGTGCTGGTCAGGCTCGCGCTGCCCGAAAGCATGGACTGCCGCTTCGGCATCGGCGAAGGAGAGGTGGAGATCGTCGGCACCTCCGCGTACGGTCTGACACAGGACGGACAGGCGTGGTGGTCAGCTCGGGAGGCAATTGATGACGCCAAAGCAAGGGGACGCCATTTTCCGGGACTTCGGACCCGGATCGTGCGCGAGGGATCTGACCAGGGGGATGTCGTGAACGCCTATCTGCTGTGTCGGGACACGCTCGTGAGCGACTTCGACGGGCGCCAGCGACGCATTGCGCTGGGCGTTCTGGACGGCAAGAAGCTGGCTCAGATCGCTACCGACGAGGGCATTTCGACCTCCGCAGTGTCACAGCGTCACCGATCCGGTGTCAGCGTGCTGGTCGAGTCGATCGCGGAGGTACCTCGATGA